A window of Cryptosporidium parvum Iowa II chromosome 1, whole genome shotgun sequence contains these coding sequences:
- a CDS encoding dual specificity phosphatase, with the protein YNKYSGFLGEKVNMLTNERLNIIKRYRTVCSEIIEGRLYLGGYQVACDWNKLEKNKITHIINVSGDVCKNVFQNKLEYRTYYVLDTPQESIEGVLYDSIEWIDAKFKESNENRIYVHCQEGVSRSSSIVIGYLMWKYNKSFNDASEYVRERRGTSSPNIGFTYQLLLFQKALSLVKFGIPTRDEKEEGGGEKAELPSIDHLGKKHWITSSKIYYISKHGIPVSLIHWKGDGSNKFSLNSNKIYLLRQSLLEEADSIRREKLWIWIGSQVNEGVRESILAVLRFCRQILKIEIGYDSSLELENLEIRADLIIGALADDRNSASECITNILSSTIILEYFHEFSESGEFMQILAPTDLHLCNSYDVIQRSFSSPSIKSISKNAIILDYENDVEDEAEDVGVDNNERNYNQIDRLSSDSQSSSELSSLISLDESLPYFSSFPSSNGSPIPSKNSPDNFKSSDTESIKEMGRINQHHFSLDSRRIIYSRDNLLEKESREIESCPLTFGKVVIPKLNFAFKGGDKSLEDHSQSQESEMKDLKVHSFSTKEDSAPVKKQHSIHFFQEEVFCFNNSSYSKRSSISQENLSMNEDCHSTLDSGRMKVLLFRFPDYFGSESLRFFDSEDLLPTSVCPLIIIGEITSDEQKNKEKEEQKKKQEEQRKDKEKEKDKEQTNLPLSPLEKNPIKNIMVYLWIGSKTTYFNQAKQILSEHFQGNDSHNHADVSSLILSTAENQSLKDYEKTNLNEQINNHHFELDITQLLILLIRNNSKLSIKEISSIYFEFEGEESNSFWNYFYQ; encoded by the coding sequence AGATAACGCATATAATTAATGTTTCAGGAGATGTTTGCAAGAATGTGTTTCAAAATAAGCTAGAGTACAGGACTTATTATGTTTTGGATACTCCTCAAGAAAGCATTGAAGGAGTGCTTTATGATAGTATTGAATGGATTGATGCAAAATTCAAGGAAAGCAATGAAAACAGGATATATGTACATTGTCAAGAGGGTGTTTCTAGATCCTCTAGTATAGTAATCGGTTATTTAATGTggaaatataataaaagcTTTAATGATGCTTCAGAATATGTAAGAGAAAGAAGGGGCACTTCAAGTCCAAATATTGGGTTTACTTATCagctattattatttcagaaaGCTCTGAGTTTGGTAAAATTTGGGATTCCAACTAGGgatgaaaaagaagaaggaGGGGGAGAAAAAGCTGAGCTTCCTTCAATAGACCATCTTGGAAAGAAACATTGGATTACTTCTTCAAAGATTTACTATATATCTAAACATGGCATTCCAGTTTCGTTAATTCATTGGAAAGGGGACGGaagtaataaatttagtctaaattcaaataaaatctATCTATTAAGACAAAGTCTTCTAGAGGAAGCAGACTCTATTCGTCGTGAGAAACTTTGGATTTGGATTGGAAGCCAAGTTAATGAGGGCGTTAGGGAGTCAATTCTAGCGGTTTTGAGGTTTTGCAGAcaaattctcaaaatcGAAATAGGATATGACTCATCTTTAGAGCTGGAAAACTTAGAAATCAGAGCAGACTTGATAATTGGAGCTCTTGCAGATGACCGAAATTCAGCCTCTGAATGTATTACAAATATCCTTTCTTCCACCATTATTCTCGAATACTTTCACGAATTCTCAGAGAGCGGGGAATTCATGCAAATTCTGGCGCCAACAGATTTGCATTTATGTAATTCCTATGACGTAATACAAAGGTCATTTTCCTCTCCATCGATAAAAAGTATTTCCAAAAATGCCATTATTTTGGATTATGAGAATGATGTCGAAGATGAGGCCGAAGATGTTGGGgttgataataatgaaagaAATTACAACCAAATAGATAGATTGAGTTCAGATTCTCAATCAAGCTCAGAGTtatcatctttaatatctttGGACGAGTCTTTGCCAtacttttcttcttttccGTCTTCAAATGGATCTCCAATTCCTTCAAAAAATTCACCtgataatttcaaaagctCTGATACAGAatctattaaagaaatggGACGAATCAACCAACATCATTTTTCATTAGATTCTCGGAGAATTATCTACTCAAGAGATAATCTTCTGGAAAAGGAAAGTAGAGAAATTGAAAGTTGTCCTTTGACTTTTGGTAAAGTTGTGATACCAAAGTTGAATTTTGCTTTCAAAGGTGGAGATAAATCTTTGGAAGATCATTCTCAGTCACAAGAGTCAGAAATGAAAGACTTAAAAGTTCATTCATTTTCTACTAAAGAAGATTCTGCTCCTGTAAAGAAGCAACATTCAATACATTTTTTCCAGGAAGAGGTTTTCTGTTTTAATAATAGCAGCTACTCAAAAAGAAGTTCTATATCTCAAGAAAATCTTTCTATGAATGAGGATTGCCACAGTACTTTAGATAGTGGAAGAATGaaagttttattatttagatTTCCAGATTATTTTGGATCAGAGTCTCTTCGCTTTTTTGATTCTGAGGATCTTCTTCCTACCTCAGTCTGTCCTCTCATTATCATTGGAGAAATCACTTCAGatgaacaaaaaaataaagaaaaagaagaacagaaaaagaaacaaGAAGAACAGAGaaaagataaagaaaaagaaaaagacAAAGAACAAACCAATCTCCCACTTTCACCCTTAGAAAAAAATCCTATTAAAAACATTATGGTTTATCTTTGGATTGGATCTAAGACTACGTACTTTAATCAAGCCAAACAAATTCTTTCCGAACATTTTCAAGGAAATGATAGTCATAACCATGCAGATGtatcttcattaatattaagtaCTGCTGAAAATCAAAGTTTAAAGGATTATGAGAAAACTAACCTCAatgaacaaattaataatcatCATTTCGAGTTAGATATTACCCAACTTTTAATTCTACTAATTAGAAACAATTCAAAATTGAGTATAAAAGAAATCAGTTCTATTTACTTTGAGTTCGAAGGTGAAGAATCTAACAGTTTTTGGAACTATTTCTATCAATAG